From a region of the Chlorocebus sabaeus isolate Y175 chromosome 23, mChlSab1.0.hap1, whole genome shotgun sequence genome:
- the DUSP1 gene encoding dual specificity protein phosphatase 1, which translates to MVMEVGTLDAGGLRALLRERAAQCLLLDCRSFFAFNAGHIAGSVNVRFSTIVRRRAKGAMGLEHIVPNAELRGRLLAGAYHAVVLLDERSAALDGAKRDGTLTLAAGALCREARAAQVFFLKGGYEAFSASCPELCSKQSTPMGLSLPLSTSVPDSAESGCSSCSTPLYDQGGPVEILPFLYLGSAYHASRKDMLDALGITALINVSANCPNHFEGHYQYKSIPVEDNHKADISSWFNEAIDFIDSIKNAGGRVFVHCQAGISRSATICLAYLMRTNRVKLDEAFEFVKQRRSIISPNFSFMGQLLQFESQVLAPHCSAEAGSPAMAVLDRGTSTTTVFNFPVSIPVHSTNSALSYLQSPITTSPSC; encoded by the exons ATGGTCATGGAAGTGGGCACCCTGGACGCTGGAGGCCTGCGGGCGCTGCTGAGGGAGCGCGCGGCGCAGTGCCTGCTGCTGGACTGCCGCTCCTTCTTCGCCTTCAACGCCGGCCACATCGCCGGCTCTGTCAACGTGCGCTTCAGCACCATCGTGCGGCGCCGGGCCAAGGGCGCCATGGGCCTGGAGCACATCGTGCCCAACGCCGAGCTGCGCGGCCGCCTGCTGGCCGGCGCCTACCACGCCGTGGTGTTGCTGGACGAGCGCAGCGCCGCCCTGGACGGCGCCAAGCGCGACGGCACCCTGACTCTGGCAGCCGGTGCGCTCTGCCGCGAGGCGCGCGCCGCGCAAGTCTTCTTCCTCAAAG GAGGATACGAAGCGTTTTCGGCTTCCTGCCCGGAGCTGTGCAGCAAACAGTCGACCCCCATGGGGCTCAGCCTTCCCCTGAGTACTAGCGTCCCTGACAGCGCGGAATCTGGGTGCAGTTCCTGCAGTACCCCACTGTACGATCAG GGTGGCCCGGTGGAAATCCTGCCCTTTCTGTACCTGGGCAGTGCCTATCACGCTTCCCGCAAGGACATGCTGGATGCCTTGGGCATCACTGCCTTGATCAACGTCTCAGCCAATTGTCCCAACCATTTTGAGGGTCACTACCAGTACAAGAGCATCCCTGTGGAGGACAACCACAAGGCAGACATCAGCTCCTGGTTCAACGAGGCGATTGACTTCATAG ACTCCATCAAGAATGCTGGAGGAAGGGTGTTTGTCCACTGCCAGGCAGGCATTTCCCGGTCAGCTACTATCTGCCTTGCTTACCTCATGAGGACTAACCGAGTCAAGCTAGACGAGGCCTTTGAGTTTGTGAAGCAGAGGCGAAGCATCATCTCCCCCAACTTCAGCTTCATGGGCCAGCTGCTGCAGTTTGAGTCCCAGGTGCTGGCCCCACACTGCTCGGCAGAGGCTGGGAGCCCCGCCATGGCTGTGCTGGACCGAGGCACCTCCACCACCACGGTGTTCAACTTCCCCGTCTCCATCCCTGTCCACTCCACGAACAGTGCGCTGAGCTACCTTCAGAGTCCCATCACGACCTCTCCCAGCTGCTGA